One region of Hydrogenobaculum sp. Y04AAS1 genomic DNA includes:
- a CDS encoding ribonuclease E/G, with protein MKLVVYKKNDVIFSMLFKSNELLDIKVDNLNDPEYSSSIFLGKIKSIANGVEGYFVDIGLKKDGYLPFKEADKEYKIGDYVVVQVKKEPSKFKGAKLTTKLSFKGKYIIYYEADKSVKTSHLFDENFKSDYIDKVYRLLREKESVIIRTQAKNVDISRIGQELEFYRKKAKLIRDISHKAIMQLEPKEPCYVSMIKDYVGGIEKIVVSDIKVYNNIVGFILSNDLNINVEMIIDKESLENLYEVEKHINRLLSKYVWLESGGFLVIEETEAMTTIDVNSGKNTCDCIESSSYSTNLEAAKEIPRQIKLRNIGGIIMIDFIFMKDQVHRKEVLDVLKNGFSKDNVQTTVYGYTALGLMEIARKKTGRSLFQTIKASKQENMPSVV; from the coding sequence ATGAAATTGGTAGTATATAAAAAGAATGATGTAATATTTTCAATGCTTTTTAAAAGTAACGAACTTTTAGATATTAAAGTAGACAATTTAAACGATCCTGAATATAGCTCATCTATTTTTTTAGGTAAGATAAAATCTATCGCAAACGGAGTAGAAGGATATTTTGTTGATATAGGTTTAAAAAAAGATGGGTATCTGCCTTTCAAAGAAGCTGATAAAGAATATAAAATAGGAGATTATGTTGTTGTTCAAGTAAAAAAAGAACCATCCAAATTTAAAGGAGCTAAATTAACCACCAAACTCTCTTTTAAAGGAAAGTACATAATATATTATGAGGCTGATAAATCTGTAAAAACCTCACATCTTTTTGATGAGAATTTTAAAAGCGATTACATTGATAAAGTTTATAGGCTTTTAAGAGAAAAAGAATCTGTAATTATTAGGACTCAAGCTAAAAATGTAGACATATCGAGAATAGGACAAGAGTTGGAATTTTATAGGAAAAAAGCAAAACTCATAAGAGACATATCTCACAAAGCTATTATGCAATTAGAACCTAAAGAGCCATGCTATGTATCAATGATAAAAGATTATGTTGGTGGTATAGAGAAAATTGTAGTATCTGATATAAAAGTTTACAACAATATAGTGGGTTTCATATTGTCAAACGATTTAAATATAAACGTTGAAATGATTATTGATAAAGAGAGTTTAGAAAACTTATACGAAGTAGAAAAGCACATCAACAGGCTTTTAAGCAAGTATGTATGGTTAGAAAGCGGTGGTTTTTTAGTAATAGAAGAGACAGAGGCTATGACTACAATAGATGTAAATAGCGGTAAAAATACCTGTGATTGTATAGAATCAAGTTCTTACTCCACAAACCTGGAAGCAGCCAAAGAAATACCAAGACAAATAAAGCTTAGAAATATAGGTGGTATCATAATGATAGATTTTATTTTCATGAAAGATCAAGTTCATAGAAAAGAGGTGCTTGATGTATTGAAAAATGGCTTTTCAAAAGACAACGTCCAAACCACAGTCTATGGATATACGGCTCTTGGGCTTATGGAGATAGCAAGAAAAAAAACTGGAAGAAGCTTATTCCAAACCATAAAAGCATCTAAACAAGAAAATATGCCAAGTGTTGTATGA
- the thrC gene encoding threonine synthase, protein MAKLKGLKCRECKREYPIEPIHVCEFCFGPLEVNYDYDYIKSTINKENISKGPKSLWRYIDLLPVENPTVGLTAGFTPLKKADKLGKILGLNNLYIKDDSVNHPTLSFKDRVVSVALSKAKEFGFDTGACASTGNLANSVAAHCAQSDLNCYVFIPANLESQKIIGSLVFNPTVVAVNGNYDDVNRLCSEIANDLGWAFVNINIRPYYAEGSKTLAFETIEQLGWIAPDAIVTPAASGSLLTKIYKGIEEFYKVGLIDKYNTRVYGAQALGCSPIAQAFKEGLDFVKPVKPNTIAKSIAIGNPADGIYALDVVRKTGGTWETADDNEIIEGMKLLAQTEGIFTETAGGTTIAVLKKLAQQGHFKPDEIVVAYITGNGYKTMEVLEGKLNETIHINPTLKEFKEVVLKRTKGA, encoded by the coding sequence ATGGCAAAACTCAAAGGACTAAAATGTAGAGAATGCAAGCGTGAATATCCTATAGAACCAATACACGTTTGTGAGTTTTGTTTTGGTCCTTTGGAAGTAAATTATGATTATGATTATATTAAAAGCACAATAAACAAAGAAAACATATCAAAAGGTCCAAAAAGTTTATGGAGATACATAGATTTGTTACCTGTAGAAAATCCTACCGTTGGGCTAACAGCAGGCTTTACCCCTCTTAAAAAAGCAGATAAACTTGGAAAAATACTTGGTCTTAACAATTTATATATAAAAGATGATTCGGTAAACCATCCAACACTTTCTTTTAAAGATAGAGTTGTATCTGTAGCTTTATCCAAAGCAAAAGAATTTGGTTTTGATACCGGGGCTTGCGCATCCACCGGTAATTTGGCAAATTCTGTAGCAGCTCATTGCGCTCAATCAGATCTAAATTGCTACGTTTTTATACCTGCAAATCTTGAATCCCAAAAAATTATCGGTAGTCTTGTTTTCAATCCTACAGTGGTGGCAGTAAATGGAAATTACGACGATGTAAACAGGCTATGCTCAGAAATTGCCAACGATTTAGGATGGGCTTTTGTAAATATAAATATAAGACCATACTATGCAGAAGGTTCAAAAACCCTTGCTTTTGAAACTATAGAGCAACTTGGGTGGATAGCTCCAGATGCTATAGTAACTCCAGCGGCAAGTGGCTCCCTTTTAACAAAGATTTATAAGGGTATAGAGGAATTTTACAAAGTAGGTTTGATAGACAAATATAACACTAGGGTATACGGGGCTCAAGCCCTAGGATGTTCACCGATAGCCCAAGCTTTTAAAGAAGGGCTTGATTTTGTAAAACCAGTAAAACCAAATACCATAGCAAAATCAATAGCCATAGGAAATCCGGCAGATGGTATTTATGCTCTTGATGTGGTAAGAAAAACTGGTGGCACATGGGAAACAGCCGATGACAATGAAATAATAGAAGGTATGAAGCTTTTAGCTCAAACAGAAGGGATATTTACAGAAACAGCGGGCGGTACCACTATAGCTGTATTGAAGAAATTAGCTCAGCAAGGGCACTTCAAGCCAGATGAAATTGTAGTAGCATATATAACTGGTAATGGCTATAAGACTATGGAAGTATTGGAAGGAAAATTAAACGAGACGATACATATAAATCCAACGCTTAAGGAATTTAAAGAGGTAGTCCTCAAAAGGACTAAAGGAGCTTGA
- a CDS encoding YhjD/YihY/BrkB family envelope integrity protein translates to MKNLINFVLDFFRLKILYHAGALSFSFIMSIVPLILGAGFFLHMFLENKIDNYIYHFSAVFPDFTNKIIKDISYLEQKRLKAGIIGALVSLYFSTGFIKDLDYAIALMWDKKEAKRIEVMYFLYLMFFVVVFTGGSVYLFYISLMFKHLNLPLEFTKNLSYLLFFTVFFYSVYSIFIQSKNIRKIYVLAVSAVESLALLLLKYIITVYISHLLIKSIVYASLWLIIAFLIWIDWLMASLLLGARALFYIHKSLANNLY, encoded by the coding sequence GTGAAAAACCTAATAAACTTTGTATTAGACTTTTTTAGATTAAAAATACTTTATCATGCCGGTGCTTTGTCTTTTAGTTTTATAATGTCAATAGTACCCCTTATACTTGGGGCTGGTTTTTTTCTGCATATGTTTTTAGAAAATAAAATAGACAATTATATATATCACTTTAGCGCTGTGTTCCCAGATTTTACAAATAAAATAATAAAAGACATATCCTATTTAGAGCAAAAGAGGTTAAAAGCAGGTATTATAGGAGCTTTGGTATCTCTATATTTTTCTACTGGATTTATAAAAGATTTAGATTATGCCATAGCGTTGATGTGGGATAAAAAAGAGGCAAAACGCATAGAGGTTATGTATTTCTTGTACCTAATGTTTTTTGTTGTAGTATTTACTGGTGGTTCTGTTTATTTGTTTTATATAAGCTTGATGTTCAAACATCTTAATCTACCTTTGGAATTTACTAAAAATCTCAGCTATTTACTGTTTTTTACAGTATTTTTTTATTCTGTATATAGCATTTTTATACAAAGCAAGAATATTCGTAAAATTTATGTACTTGCAGTATCCGCTGTAGAATCCTTAGCTTTGTTGCTTTTAAAATATATAATAACAGTATACATATCACACTTACTTATTAAAAGCATAGTTTACGCATCGCTTTGGTTAATAATAGCTTTCTTGATATGGATAGATTGGTTAATGGCATCCTTGCTCTTGGGAGCCAGAGCTTTGTTTTATATTCATAAAAGCCTTGCAAACAATTTATATTAA
- the flgM gene encoding flagellar biosynthesis anti-sigma factor FlgM: MSRIEGDITRNAGLDTSIAKKDKLQKQSSSVVNEEVTPQENSEQAYKVELSSIAKNINSNSDENIKDMSKKIEEIKAKIANGSYEIDTNKIVEGLLKYF, translated from the coding sequence ATGAGTAGGATAGAAGGAGATATCACTAGAAACGCTGGGCTAGATACTTCTATTGCAAAGAAAGATAAATTACAAAAACAAAGCAGTAGTGTTGTAAACGAAGAGGTTACACCCCAAGAAAACAGTGAGCAGGCTTACAAAGTAGAACTATCATCTATAGCTAAAAATATAAATTCAAACTCCGACGAAAATATAAAAGATATGTCAAAGAAGATTGAAGAGATAAAAGCCAAAATTGCTAATGGTTCTTATGAGATAGATACCAACAAAATAGTAGAAGGTTTGTTAAAATACTTTTAG
- a CDS encoding chloride channel protein: protein MVEKLKTYWEKFLDFITLHHEVPIHMLLLSFLTGLLGGIGAIVFRSMIAFFHNLFFYQRIDIFYNADKHSLPSPLGWFVMFIPPLAGMIVVYIVQNYAIEAKGFGTPEVLHAIYYRKGKLRPRIIGARILASSISIGAGGSVGREGPIVQIGGVIGSTLGQIFKLEYWQIYTLIASGAGGGIGAAFNTPLAGVVYALEVISPEASVRTIIPAIISAGVASYVGRLWWGNKPSFIVENTKFIIPSLQALPLEAIAFYILLGILVGIGGAMYVYWIYYSETVFVKISKNPYIRHFVGMTIVGFCAVMFMHFTGHYYVQGIGYATVQDVLNQAIKNAWFLIFLFFMKLLLTGVSLGSGGSGGVFSPGIFMGATLGGGVGLLAKQIDPHIPINMVSSGVVGIAAMLSSTVSAPITAVVMSFEMTRDYRVIVPSMIASGVAFGVRRMIIHYSIDTFKLEKQGFHIPETYVRVLDYPNDSQ, encoded by the coding sequence ATGGTTGAAAAGCTAAAGACCTATTGGGAAAAATTTTTGGATTTTATTACATTACACCATGAAGTGCCCATTCACATGTTGCTGTTGTCATTTCTAACAGGGTTGTTGGGTGGTATAGGTGCTATTGTTTTTAGATCTATGATAGCATTCTTTCATAATCTTTTTTTTTATCAGAGGATAGATATTTTTTATAATGCCGATAAACATAGTTTACCAAGTCCCCTTGGTTGGTTTGTGATGTTTATACCGCCTTTGGCCGGTATGATAGTAGTTTACATAGTCCAAAACTACGCTATAGAAGCAAAGGGTTTTGGGACACCAGAAGTTTTACATGCGATTTACTATAGAAAAGGTAAATTAAGGCCTAGGATAATAGGGGCAAGGATATTGGCTTCTTCGATATCAATTGGCGCTGGTGGGTCTGTGGGTAGAGAAGGTCCGATAGTACAAATAGGTGGTGTAATAGGTTCCACGCTAGGACAAATATTTAAATTAGAATACTGGCAGATATATACACTTATAGCTTCTGGTGCTGGTGGTGGCATAGGGGCTGCTTTCAACACTCCTTTGGCAGGTGTGGTTTATGCTTTGGAGGTAATATCACCAGAGGCTAGCGTAAGAACCATAATACCAGCTATAATATCTGCTGGAGTTGCAAGCTATGTTGGTAGACTTTGGTGGGGCAATAAACCCTCTTTTATAGTAGAAAATACTAAATTTATAATACCTTCTCTACAGGCCCTACCTCTTGAGGCTATAGCATTTTATATACTTTTAGGTATCTTGGTTGGTATAGGAGGGGCTATGTACGTATATTGGATATATTATTCTGAGACGGTTTTTGTAAAAATCTCTAAAAACCCTTACATAAGGCATTTTGTCGGTATGACTATAGTTGGTTTTTGTGCTGTTATGTTTATGCATTTTACTGGACATTACTACGTACAGGGCATAGGCTATGCTACCGTTCAAGACGTGCTAAACCAAGCTATAAAAAATGCCTGGTTTTTAATATTTTTATTCTTCATGAAGCTTCTCTTAACTGGAGTTTCTCTTGGCTCTGGCGGCTCTGGCGGTGTGTTTTCTCCTGGTATTTTTATGGGTGCTACGTTGGGTGGGGGTGTTGGGCTTTTAGCTAAGCAAATAGATCCACACATTCCAATTAATATGGTATCGTCTGGTGTAGTTGGCATTGCAGCGATGCTAAGTTCTACGGTAAGCGCTCCTATTACCGCTGTGGTTATGAGTTTTGAAATGACACGAGACTACAGGGTTATTGTGCCTTCTATGATAGCATCGGGTGTAGCTTTTGGTGTAAGGCGTATGATTATACATTATAGCATAGATACATTTAAACTAGAAAAACAAGGTTTTCATATACCAGAAACATATGTAAGAGTTTTAGATTATCCGAATGATTCCCAATAA
- the oadA gene encoding sodium-extruding oxaloacetate decarboxylase subunit alpha — protein MEKLYFTDVSLRDGIQSLLATRVRTEDMLPALEILDKCGFWSLEVWGGATFDVCLRYLKEDPWERLKQFKNITKNTKLEMLLRGQNIVGYRNYPDDVVEAFVKKSYDNGVEVFRIFDALNDVRNMRKAIETGKSLNAIVKGVLSYTTSPVHTVEYYVKIAKDLVNMGIDIISIKDQSGILTPKMAFDLVKALKQEFKLPIHIHTQTTAELANMSQLKALEAGATMFDTAFYSLSSQTSHPSGETMIHVFKEFGYQIDVDQALYEEAGNVFREVRKKYKKYDTLPPYPDVSVLTHQVPGGMISNFISQLKEQNLEDKLEEVLKEVARVREDLGYPPLVTPTSQMVGSQAFLNIVNKERYKVVTKEIKDYVKGLYGKPPAPIKPEIMELILKDEKDKVYFDIRPADLLQNELDEIRKEAYDAGARNEEDVLSYAILPVVAKEFFEWREKFEKGLVQKEIEYTYSDCNENVPVEFNVAVHGEQFNIKIVGREGMSKDRKLFFIRINDQLEEVTIEPIREITVSQQKSSSVDIPEGTSVKPKRPKAQDIGDISSNISGKVVDIKVSIGDKVKEGDTLLIVEAMKMENEIKSTIDGQVEEILVEIGEVINPGEVLIRLKPEFDA, from the coding sequence ATGGAGAAATTATATTTTACCGATGTTAGCCTAAGAGACGGTATCCAGAGTCTTTTAGCCACGAGAGTACGAACAGAGGATATGCTTCCTGCGTTAGAAATTTTGGATAAATGCGGATTTTGGTCTTTGGAAGTTTGGGGCGGCGCTACATTTGATGTATGTCTTAGGTACCTAAAAGAAGATCCATGGGAACGTTTAAAACAATTTAAAAACATCACAAAAAATACTAAACTTGAAATGTTGTTAAGAGGTCAAAATATCGTAGGCTATAGGAATTATCCAGACGACGTTGTGGAGGCTTTTGTTAAAAAATCCTACGACAATGGAGTAGAAGTTTTTAGAATTTTTGACGCATTAAACGATGTTAGAAACATGAGAAAAGCCATAGAAACCGGCAAAAGCTTAAATGCTATAGTAAAAGGGGTATTATCGTATACAACAAGCCCAGTCCATACCGTCGAATACTACGTAAAAATAGCAAAAGATTTAGTAAATATGGGTATAGATATAATTTCTATAAAAGACCAATCTGGCATACTAACTCCAAAAATGGCTTTTGATTTGGTAAAAGCTCTAAAACAAGAATTTAAGCTTCCTATACATATACATACGCAGACCACTGCAGAACTTGCAAATATGTCTCAGCTTAAAGCTTTAGAAGCTGGAGCAACTATGTTTGATACGGCTTTTTATAGCTTATCATCTCAGACTTCCCATCCATCTGGAGAAACAATGATACATGTTTTTAAGGAATTTGGCTATCAAATAGATGTAGACCAAGCACTCTATGAAGAAGCTGGCAATGTTTTTAGAGAGGTTAGAAAAAAGTATAAAAAATACGACACACTGCCTCCTTATCCAGACGTATCCGTATTAACACACCAAGTACCTGGTGGTATGATTAGCAACTTTATAAGCCAGCTTAAAGAACAAAATTTAGAAGATAAATTGGAAGAAGTGTTGAAAGAGGTAGCTAGAGTTAGGGAAGACTTAGGGTATCCTCCTCTTGTGACGCCCACAAGCCAAATGGTGGGGTCTCAAGCTTTTCTAAATATAGTAAATAAAGAAAGATATAAGGTTGTCACTAAAGAAATAAAAGACTATGTGAAAGGTTTATATGGAAAACCACCAGCCCCTATCAAACCGGAAATTATGGAATTGATATTAAAAGACGAAAAAGATAAAGTCTATTTTGATATAAGACCAGCCGATCTTCTTCAAAACGAGTTAGATGAAATAAGAAAAGAAGCCTACGACGCAGGTGCAAGAAACGAAGAAGACGTACTTTCTTATGCTATATTACCAGTAGTAGCTAAAGAGTTTTTTGAATGGCGAGAAAAGTTTGAAAAAGGTTTGGTGCAGAAAGAAATAGAGTATACTTATAGCGATTGCAACGAAAATGTACCCGTGGAATTTAACGTAGCCGTACACGGTGAGCAGTTTAACATAAAAATAGTTGGCAGAGAAGGGATGTCAAAAGATAGAAAGCTCTTCTTCATAAGAATAAACGATCAATTAGAAGAGGTTACCATTGAGCCGATTAGAGAAATAACAGTTTCCCAACAAAAGTCCAGCAGCGTTGATATACCAGAAGGGACATCTGTAAAACCAAAAAGACCAAAAGCTCAAGACATAGGTGATATATCTTCAAACATTTCAGGTAAGGTTGTGGATATAAAGGTAAGTATAGGCGATAAGGTAAAAGAAGGTGATACGCTTTTAATAGTAGAAGCCATGAAGATGGAAAATGAGATAAAAAGCACCATAGACGGACAAGTAGAGGAAATTCTGGTAGAAATAGGAGAGGTTATAAATCCCGGTGAAGTGCTCATAAGGCTAAAACCAGAATTTGATGCTTAA
- the hisG gene encoding ATP phosphoribosyltransferase: MLKIAIPKGRLLEEVSELFLSKSLIPSKIEESRKLIVDIDYFRFLIVKPSDVATYVEQGAADIGVVGLDVLKEEPKEIYEILDLKNIGKCSMVVAGKPEKLGDYKILHFTKVATKYVNIARSFFEGKDVSINIIKLNGSVEIAPIIGLSDYIVDITQTGKTLKENGLIVMEKIFDSHAKIICNKVAFRIKKYDIFKILDKLSDI, encoded by the coding sequence ATGCTTAAAATAGCAATACCAAAAGGAAGACTGCTAGAAGAAGTATCGGAATTATTTCTTAGTAAAAGCCTGATACCTAGCAAAATTGAAGAAAGCAGAAAGCTGATAGTTGATATAGATTACTTCAGATTTTTAATAGTAAAACCATCGGATGTAGCGACATATGTAGAGCAAGGAGCGGCAGATATAGGAGTGGTGGGATTAGATGTGTTAAAAGAAGAACCAAAAGAGATATATGAAATTTTAGATTTGAAAAACATAGGTAAATGTAGTATGGTAGTGGCCGGAAAGCCAGAAAAACTTGGAGACTACAAAATACTTCATTTTACAAAAGTTGCTACAAAGTATGTAAATATAGCCAGGAGCTTCTTTGAAGGTAAAGACGTTTCTATAAACATTATAAAATTAAACGGTTCAGTAGAAATAGCTCCCATAATAGGACTAAGCGATTATATAGTTGATATAACTCAAACGGGGAAGACCTTAAAAGAAAATGGTCTCATAGTGATGGAAAAAATATTCGATTCACATGCAAAGATAATATGTAACAAAGTAGCTTTTAGAATAAAAAAATATGATATATTTAAAATATTGGATAAATTATCCGATATTTAG
- a CDS encoding MotA/TolQ/ExbB proton channel family protein translates to MDIFSIIGFLAFGSLLLGAFLDGTHLAILIQPPAFLIVIPSTLLGVLGSVPAGKIGYIIKALKMVFSGSIVNPEKTKEEILEIASKARKEGILSLESSIDEIKDPLIKRGVELMVLGMEEESIVSILEAELTKEEEELKIGVEYWKTCSETSPTMGLTGAVFGLMHALTELNDPNKLAEGISTAFVATIYGIASSYLIFGPWGRKSKTKLEMIVMAGYMTIEGIRLIAKGENPRLIEEKLNAYA, encoded by the coding sequence ATGGACATATTCTCTATTATAGGTTTTTTGGCTTTTGGTTCACTTTTGTTAGGAGCTTTTTTAGATGGGACTCATCTTGCAATTTTAATACAACCTCCTGCTTTTTTAATAGTAATACCATCTACTCTTTTAGGGGTGCTTGGTTCCGTACCAGCCGGCAAAATAGGCTATATAATAAAAGCTCTAAAAATGGTCTTTAGTGGAAGCATAGTAAACCCAGAAAAAACAAAAGAAGAGATATTAGAAATAGCTAGCAAGGCTCGTAAAGAGGGTATATTGAGTCTTGAGTCCAGTATAGACGAAATAAAAGACCCTCTTATAAAACGAGGTGTTGAGCTTATGGTGCTTGGCATGGAGGAAGAGTCAATAGTTTCTATATTAGAAGCAGAACTTACAAAAGAAGAGGAAGAGTTAAAAATAGGAGTAGAATATTGGAAAACTTGCTCAGAAACTTCACCTACTATGGGTCTAACCGGGGCTGTTTTTGGATTGATGCACGCCTTAACAGAACTCAACGATCCAAATAAATTAGCTGAAGGTATATCAACAGCCTTTGTGGCTACCATTTATGGTATTGCTAGCTCTTATCTTATTTTTGGACCATGGGGTAGAAAATCAAAGACAAAACTTGAAATGATAGTTATGGCTGGTTATATGACAATAGAGGGTATCAGGCTTATAGCAAAAGGTGAAAACCCAAGACTTATAGAAGAAAAGCTTAATGCTTATGCGTGA
- a CDS encoding flagellar motor protein MotB: MAKKHKCPEEASERWAIPYADFLTLLLALFISLYAIMRGSKAIPIYAEAFAKAMGMRILPFEQTLPSQILPQPALPKIQLTQKGQYINMQLKRIEQMLKKQGLEGKFKVKLVPQGIKLILQDTVLFKSGSADIDPKYYSLLDSIYKIISSLPNPIEIDGFTDNTPIHTLTFPSNWELSTDRAASVAKYFIFKGFDPSKIKIAGYGKYHPLVPNTTPQNKAMNRRVEITILNIKGSELTTLAQYENPNNKWEQIERKWGIIPNAQNPNNQSQ; this comes from the coding sequence ATGGCTAAAAAACATAAATGTCCGGAAGAAGCCTCTGAAAGATGGGCTATACCATACGCTGATTTTTTAACACTTCTTTTAGCTCTTTTCATTTCTTTATATGCAATAATGAGAGGGTCTAAAGCTATACCAATATATGCAGAGGCTTTTGCAAAAGCTATGGGCATGAGAATACTCCCATTTGAGCAAACATTACCGTCACAAATATTACCACAACCAGCACTTCCAAAGATTCAATTAACCCAAAAGGGTCAATATATAAACATGCAATTGAAGAGAATAGAGCAAATGTTAAAAAAACAAGGCCTAGAAGGTAAGTTCAAAGTTAAACTTGTACCTCAGGGTATTAAACTTATACTTCAAGACACTGTACTATTTAAAAGCGGGAGCGCTGATATAGATCCTAAGTATTACTCATTGCTAGATTCTATATACAAAATAATTTCAAGCTTGCCAAATCCCATAGAAATAGATGGTTTTACCGACAACACTCCCATACATACACTTACATTTCCCTCAAACTGGGAACTATCTACCGATAGAGCGGCTTCCGTTGCTAAGTACTTCATATTTAAAGGTTTTGATCCATCAAAGATAAAGATAGCTGGGTATGGCAAGTATCACCCATTGGTGCCAAATACAACACCGCAAAATAAAGCTATGAACAGAAGGGTTGAAATAACCATATTGAATATAAAAGGAAGTGAGCTTACTACGCTCGCACAATATGAAAATCCAAACAACAAATGGGAGCAAATAGAAAGAAAATGGGGTATCATCCCAAATGCTCAAAATCCCAATAACCAATCTCAGTAA
- a CDS encoding FAD-dependent oxidoreductase, whose amino-acid sequence MLKYDIVIIGGGGAGLMAAIEASKDKNIKIAIVSKVFPTRSHTGAAQGGMNASIGVADPNDSPEKHAFDTTKGADFLADQQAVLFMCKNAPDMIYELDRMGVPFSRTIDGKIAQRPFGGASFPRTVYSADRTGHVLLHTLFEQAMSKENIDFFNEYFLLDLDIENEKIEGVELLNIKDSSVLYIKTKVLILAGGGFARIYWHRSTNASGNTGDLQAIALRKGIALKDIEFIQFHPTGLAKTGILLSEASRGEGGYLLNVKGERFMEKYSPNKMELAPRDIVSRSIELEIKSGLGVGEGTSAYVYLDLRHLGEEKINERLPQVRQLAIDFEGVDPVKAPIPIRPTAHYCMGGIDVVDFKSSQTSVKGLLAIGECACVSVHGANRLGGNSLTELVVFGKYAGEYAREYAKDFDFSNRNPTTKAEAYVNSLMQREGNVKLYEVRNKMGEITWFNMGIFRTESSLKEAYKELTKLLDMWHYIPVSDKSRIFNTNLIELLELRNMLELSRAVALCALNRRESRGGHWREDYKERDDENFLKHSLVQYKNGELSLSYKEVDTSIYKLEERKY is encoded by the coding sequence ATGCTAAAGTACGATATAGTTATAATAGGCGGTGGCGGTGCTGGATTAATGGCTGCCATAGAAGCTTCTAAAGATAAAAACATAAAAATAGCAATTGTTTCTAAAGTTTTTCCAACAAGATCTCATACCGGTGCTGCTCAAGGTGGTATGAACGCCAGCATAGGAGTAGCTGATCCAAACGATTCACCAGAAAAACATGCTTTTGATACCACAAAAGGTGCCGATTTTTTAGCAGACCAGCAAGCTGTCTTGTTTATGTGCAAGAATGCCCCAGACATGATATACGAGTTAGATAGAATGGGTGTTCCATTTTCAAGGACAATCGACGGTAAAATAGCACAAAGACCTTTTGGGGGAGCATCTTTTCCAAGAACTGTTTATTCCGCAGATAGAACAGGTCACGTACTTCTACATACACTATTTGAACAGGCAATGTCAAAAGAAAATATAGACTTTTTCAACGAGTATTTTTTGCTCGATTTAGATATAGAAAATGAAAAAATAGAGGGTGTTGAGCTTTTAAACATAAAAGATTCAAGTGTATTGTATATAAAGACGAAGGTTTTAATATTAGCAGGTGGTGGCTTTGCAAGAATATATTGGCATAGAAGCACAAATGCCTCAGGCAACACAGGAGATCTGCAAGCTATAGCGCTTAGAAAAGGTATAGCTTTAAAAGATATAGAGTTTATCCAATTTCACCCAACGGGTCTTGCCAAAACTGGTATACTGCTTTCAGAAGCTTCAAGAGGAGAAGGTGGATACCTTTTAAATGTTAAAGGCGAAAGGTTTATGGAGAAATATTCTCCAAATAAAATGGAACTAGCTCCGAGAGATATAGTATCAAGATCGATAGAGCTTGAAATAAAGAGCGGGCTTGGTGTAGGAGAAGGAACATCTGCGTATGTGTATTTAGATTTAAGACATTTGGGAGAAGAAAAAATAAATGAACGATTACCTCAGGTAAGGCAATTAGCCATCGATTTTGAAGGCGTAGACCCTGTAAAAGCTCCTATACCTATAAGACCCACAGCTCATTATTGCATGGGTGGTATAGATGTTGTTGATTTTAAAAGCTCCCAAACCAGCGTAAAAGGACTTTTAGCTATAGGAGAGTGTGCTTGCGTATCAGTACATGGTGCAAACAGGTTAGGAGGTAATTCCCTTACTGAGCTTGTGGTGTTTGGCAAATATGCTGGTGAATATGCACGTGAATATGCAAAAGATTTCGATTTTTCAAATAGAAACCCTACAACAAAAGCTGAAGCTTATGTAAACTCTTTGATGCAAAGAGAAGGAAATGTTAAATTGTATGAGGTAAGAAATAAAATGGGGGAAATAACATGGTTTAACATGGGTATATTTAGGACAGAAAGCTCTTTGAAAGAAGCTTATAAAGAACTCACAAAACTATTGGATATGTGGCATTATATACCAGTCTCAGACAAATCGAGAATATTTAATACAAATCTTATTGAGCTTTTAGAGTTAAGAAATATGCTTGAATTATCAAGAGCGGTAGCTTTATGCGCTTTAAACAGAAGAGAATCAAGAGGTGGGCATTGGAGAGAAGATTACAAAGAAAGAGACGATGAGAATTTTTTAAAACATTCGCTGGTACAATATAAAAATGGTGAGCTTAGCTTAAGCTACAAAGAGGTAGATACAAGCATTTATAAACTGGAGGAGAGAAAGTACTGA